The Fodinicurvata sediminis DSM 21159 genome includes a region encoding these proteins:
- a CDS encoding dipeptide ABC transporter ATP-binding protein: MSPKADYVLTVDNLSIGVERPDRIDPVLKNISFEVREGQILGVIGESGSGKSVLARALINWLSSPLKATGGSVKFKGSELLTNDRRIAEEVRGRKIGYIGSNPTSSLDPTLSVGSQLVEKLRAVKSGMGKQAAEKKVIDLLSAVKIPSASERFHEYPFQFSGGMMQRVMIVDALLSNPELLICDNITQPLDVTVGAQIIRLIQSLRSDFNTAIIFISSSLPVARDVADEIIVLHEGAVIEQQSPDALVSRPQNTYTIDLLQKLPKIWSIEDPPKIYHENAGVIMEVAEASRTYKTKKKGTLATYNHVRAVRNVSLDIRAGENFGIVGESGCGKSTLTRLLAWLERPDTGSITFAGKNLEDISRKELFRLRSEFQLLLQDPYNSLPQRMAIGRIIEESLRIHGSKKDKDIRAEVENTMNEVGLSPSLYNELPIGLSAGQRQRIAIARALILQPKLMILDETLSSLDQSEQSSLLALFERLQEDHQLTYIFISHDLAMVRRTCNRIAVMYLGEVVELADNHTLFFDPQHPYTRALLSAVPTLEQHPYDSDKVLLEGEPPSPIDLPVGCSFRTRCPDAFQRCEVEDPGLYDYGGGCEAACFLLDKERVG; the protein is encoded by the coding sequence ATGAGCCCAAAAGCCGATTACGTGCTAACCGTAGACAATCTGTCGATTGGGGTGGAGCGGCCAGACAGGATCGATCCAGTTCTCAAGAATATTTCCTTCGAAGTGAGGGAAGGGCAGATTCTTGGTGTGATCGGAGAGAGTGGCTCTGGCAAGAGCGTGCTGGCGAGAGCTCTGATCAATTGGCTTAGCAGCCCTTTGAAGGCTACGGGCGGTTCCGTGAAGTTCAAAGGTTCAGAACTGCTGACCAATGACAGGAGAATTGCTGAGGAGGTACGCGGGCGAAAGATCGGGTATATTGGATCCAACCCTACATCATCGCTTGATCCAACGCTTTCAGTTGGCTCGCAACTTGTGGAAAAACTCCGAGCGGTTAAGTCAGGCATGGGTAAGCAAGCTGCGGAAAAGAAGGTCATTGATCTTCTATCCGCAGTGAAAATTCCAAGTGCATCTGAACGCTTTCATGAATACCCCTTTCAGTTTTCGGGCGGCATGATGCAGCGTGTAATGATCGTGGATGCCCTCTTGAGCAATCCTGAGCTTTTGATCTGTGATAACATCACACAGCCACTTGATGTAACAGTTGGCGCGCAGATTATAAGATTGATTCAATCGCTACGGTCGGATTTCAACACGGCGATTATTTTTATCTCGTCTTCACTTCCGGTTGCACGGGACGTGGCGGATGAAATAATTGTCTTGCACGAGGGCGCGGTTATTGAGCAGCAGTCACCAGATGCACTGGTTTCCAGGCCTCAAAATACCTATACGATTGATCTACTCCAGAAGCTGCCAAAAATCTGGTCGATTGAAGATCCTCCAAAAATTTATCACGAGAATGCTGGCGTGATCATGGAAGTTGCGGAGGCCAGCCGAACCTACAAAACGAAAAAGAAGGGCACCCTAGCCACATACAATCATGTTCGGGCTGTGCGGAACGTAAGCCTGGATATTCGTGCGGGTGAAAATTTTGGGATCGTTGGAGAATCCGGTTGCGGCAAGTCTACATTGACTCGTCTATTGGCGTGGCTTGAAAGACCGGACACCGGTTCCATTACCTTTGCAGGCAAAAACCTTGAAGATATCAGTCGAAAGGAGCTCTTCAGGCTTAGGAGCGAATTCCAGTTGCTGTTGCAGGATCCATACAATTCACTTCCTCAGCGCATGGCAATTGGGCGAATCATCGAGGAGTCCTTGCGGATACACGGTAGCAAGAAAGACAAGGATATTCGTGCAGAAGTTGAGAATACCATGAACGAGGTAGGCTTGTCTCCCAGTCTATACAATGAGCTACCCATCGGACTCAGTGCGGGACAGCGCCAACGTATTGCAATTGCCCGTGCGCTCATATTGCAGCCAAAGTTGATGATCTTGGATGAAACGTTGAGTTCCTTGGATCAAAGCGAGCAAAGCAGTCTCCTGGCGCTTTTTGAGCGGCTCCAGGAAGACCATCAGTTAACCTATATCTTTATTTCTCATGACCTTGCGATGGTGCGTCGTACCTGCAATCGCATCGCTGTGATGTACCTAGGTGAAGTGGTTGAGCTGGCTGACAATCATACACTTTTTTTCGATCCACAGCACCCCTATACGCGCGCATTGCTAAGTGCTGTTCCGACTCTCGAACAGCATCCCTATGACAGCGATAAGGTTCTGCTTGAGGGTGAACCACCAAGCCCAATCGATCTGCCAGTGGGCTGTAGCTTCAGGACCCGCTGTCCCGACGCGTTTCAACGGTGCGAAGTCGAGGATCCCGGATTGTATGACTATGGCGGTGGCTGTGAAGCAGCCTGTTTTCTCCTGGATAAAGAGAGGGTTGGCTAA
- the hisN gene encoding histidinol-phosphatase, whose protein sequence is MPIAAGIKTLGIRGSFMGVFKNSELLHAYTKFSNEISDKSRNIIMPYFRNELKIENKKDSSPVTQADKKAELFLRNEIKQKFPQDGVYGEEYGYDEGSSDFTWVIDPIDGTKSFISGMPLFGTLIALLHKDTPVLGIIDIPALDERWFAAQGEGTLFNGNPVKTRACSSLSDAGCLTTTPFNFTGHDSEKYEKVAGTVSWMRFGGDCYMYGLLASGFADLVFEATLQPYDYLALAPIIQEAGGSITDWQGKPLSLNSSGHVIASGDKCVHEEALTILRT, encoded by the coding sequence ATGCCCATAGCAGCGGGCATTAAGACGTTAGGAATTCGGGGGTCTTTTATGGGTGTATTTAAAAACAGTGAATTGCTTCATGCGTATACAAAATTCTCTAATGAAATATCTGATAAATCTAGAAATATAATTATGCCGTATTTTCGAAATGAATTGAAAATTGAAAACAAAAAAGATAGCTCACCTGTGACGCAGGCAGATAAGAAAGCTGAGTTATTTTTAAGAAATGAAATAAAACAAAAATTTCCACAAGATGGAGTATACGGAGAAGAATACGGGTATGATGAAGGATCTTCTGATTTCACATGGGTAATAGATCCAATTGATGGAACAAAAAGCTTCATAAGTGGAATGCCATTATTTGGAACTCTCATTGCTCTCCTTCATAAAGACACACCCGTTCTTGGGATCATAGATATCCCTGCCCTTGATGAGCGTTGGTTTGCTGCACAAGGGGAAGGTACACTCTTCAATGGTAATCCTGTGAAAACGCGCGCTTGTTCTTCCCTATCTGACGCGGGTTGCCTCACAACTACGCCATTTAACTTCACAGGGCATGATAGTGAGAAATATGAGAAAGTGGCGGGTACCGTTTCCTGGATGCGCTTTGGTGGGGATTGTTACATGTATGGTCTACTGGCTTCTGGATTTGCGGACTTAGTCTTTGAAGCCACACTACAACCCTATGACTATCTCGCACTTGCTCCCATTATCCAGGAGGCTGGCGGCAGTATCACTGATTGGCAGGGTAAGCCGCTGTCTCTTAATTCATCAGGTCACGTCATAGCATCTGGTGACAAATGCGTTCATGAAGAAGCCCTAACAATACTGAGAACATGA
- a CDS encoding ABC transporter permease, with protein MHLLWLLIKRLGQGIVIVLITSFIIFTLLRVVPGDPARLIVGGMAPDHLVEQMAEDMGLRDPIPVQYVRYMGNLIQGDLGQSFIRPASGGSMGGSAFDDATRSDRAEVFDIIMERLPLTLQLAALALIFALIISLPLGIMAGLNPGKWQDKIAFYTGSLFVSIPNFWLGIVLILVVSVQLGLLPAIGYKGFAYSILPALVLSVEIIPFIIRTVSVSVSQVMQEQFVTVGPARGLPRNQIIYRHALPNAAVPLLNLLGIQLSTLLGGVVVVEFIFDYPGIGLLTIQSVLQRDFPIIQGIAILTSAIFVLINVFVDIVAAAIDPRLGN; from the coding sequence GTGCATCTTTTGTGGTTGCTTATTAAGCGGCTTGGTCAGGGTATAGTAATTGTCCTGATCACCTCATTTATCATCTTTACCTTGTTAAGGGTGGTCCCAGGTGACCCAGCTCGGCTCATTGTTGGAGGTATGGCCCCTGATCACCTGGTCGAACAGATGGCTGAGGATATGGGTCTCCGCGATCCGATACCTGTCCAGTATGTACGATATATGGGCAATCTGATTCAGGGCGATCTGGGGCAATCGTTTATCCGTCCTGCAAGTGGCGGAAGCATGGGCGGATCCGCTTTCGATGATGCGACACGGAGTGACCGTGCAGAGGTTTTTGACATTATTATGGAAAGGTTGCCTCTGACCCTTCAGTTGGCAGCCCTAGCATTGATATTTGCATTAATAATTTCATTGCCTCTAGGGATTATGGCTGGGTTAAATCCAGGAAAATGGCAAGATAAGATTGCATTCTATACGGGATCATTATTTGTATCTATTCCAAATTTTTGGCTTGGAATTGTTCTTATACTAGTAGTTTCAGTACAATTAGGTCTGCTTCCGGCGATTGGTTATAAGGGCTTTGCCTATTCGATTCTGCCTGCTTTGGTCCTTTCGGTAGAAATTATTCCGTTCATCATTCGTACGGTTTCCGTCTCCGTAAGCCAAGTTATGCAAGAACAATTTGTGACAGTTGGGCCTGCAAGAGGGCTCCCCAGAAATCAGATTATTTACCGTCATGCATTACCAAATGCTGCAGTCCCACTCCTTAATCTTCTCGGAATACAACTTTCAACATTATTGGGCGGTGTAGTTGTTGTAGAATTTATTTTTGATTACCCTGGTATTGGACTTCTCACAATACAGTCAGTATTACAAAGAGATTTTCCAATAATTCAAGGTATAGCAATTCTTACTTCTGCTATTTTCGTTTTAATTAATGTTTTTGTAGATATAGTTGCGGCTGCGATTGACCCAAGGTTAGGTAACTGA
- a CDS encoding ABC transporter substrate-binding protein — MTIDRRGFLKKSAYFGAGAAAMQINPDWFFTSARAQSGEPLVFYSAENLTGNWDPSSHTTLAQINLEGFVFGTLTRAPMDPEDPSELKMELATELNPLDNYTLEVKLRDDVTFHDGEPFTARDVKATYEYASQPDRPAAWYPGQCKVEVIDDYTCHIKTEEYDYPASLFVLLSSFLPIMSAKDIESGRISEKPNGTGPFMFARQEGDDSILEAFPDYFKGAPKLPQITFSFVGDGTTRALALMNGEADLIERLEPEQVQTLEQEDGIKLHKAISVENKYLWFRCSKPPFDNELLRKAACHAIDRSILVEILGDAGHASYSHISPVKFGYTEVENYPKFDPERCQQLLAEAGYPNGEGLPEIEYITSVGFYPKTKEYGEIITTMLQAQGFPVRLNVMEVAAWNERLYHRPGGGPGHMIDCGWSTGSPEPDLVLRTHFHSSSKRITGIEDEELDASLDKERNAETVEDREQILKEETLPLIAEKAPALSLFTSVFIHAMRDDLEGLFIYPNGQMDASEAEFT; from the coding sequence ATGACAATTGATCGACGTGGCTTCTTAAAGAAATCAGCTTACTTTGGTGCCGGTGCTGCAGCTATGCAAATCAATCCGGACTGGTTTTTTACGTCCGCCCGTGCACAGAGTGGAGAGCCGCTGGTTTTTTACTCTGCTGAGAACTTGACTGGAAACTGGGATCCTTCGTCCCACACAACACTTGCCCAGATCAACCTGGAGGGCTTTGTATTTGGCACCCTGACGCGGGCACCTATGGATCCGGAAGATCCCTCTGAGCTCAAGATGGAATTGGCAACTGAGCTTAATCCTTTAGACAACTATACACTTGAAGTGAAGCTTCGGGACGATGTGACCTTCCATGACGGAGAGCCATTTACTGCTCGTGATGTAAAGGCGACCTATGAGTATGCATCTCAGCCAGACCGGCCCGCTGCCTGGTATCCTGGTCAGTGCAAGGTCGAGGTAATCGATGATTATACCTGTCATATCAAGACCGAGGAGTACGATTACCCGGCGAGCCTGTTTGTCCTGCTATCATCCTTCTTGCCTATAATGTCGGCAAAGGACATCGAAAGCGGTAGAATCTCTGAAAAGCCGAACGGAACAGGACCCTTCATGTTTGCCAGGCAGGAAGGTGACGATTCAATCCTTGAGGCGTTCCCTGACTACTTCAAGGGCGCACCCAAACTGCCACAGATTACCTTCAGCTTTGTGGGGGATGGAACAACCCGAGCCCTTGCCCTTATGAATGGCGAAGCGGATCTAATAGAACGTCTGGAGCCGGAGCAGGTTCAGACACTGGAACAAGAAGATGGTATCAAGTTACATAAAGCCATCTCCGTCGAGAACAAATACCTCTGGTTCCGTTGTTCCAAACCGCCGTTTGATAATGAATTGCTGCGGAAGGCTGCCTGTCATGCAATCGACCGGAGTATTCTGGTTGAAATCCTGGGTGATGCTGGCCACGCATCCTATTCGCATATTTCGCCAGTGAAGTTCGGATATACCGAGGTCGAAAATTACCCCAAGTTTGACCCTGAGCGCTGTCAGCAGCTTTTGGCTGAAGCTGGTTACCCCAATGGTGAGGGTTTGCCTGAGATTGAGTACATTACGTCGGTGGGATTTTATCCCAAAACGAAGGAATATGGGGAAATCATAACCACTATGCTTCAGGCACAAGGGTTTCCCGTGCGTCTGAATGTCATGGAAGTCGCCGCTTGGAATGAGCGGCTCTATCATCGTCCTGGGGGTGGACCAGGACACATGATCGATTGTGGGTGGTCAACCGGTTCTCCTGAACCTGACTTGGTTCTTCGCACCCATTTCCATTCAAGTTCCAAACGCATCACTGGTATTGAAGATGAGGAACTCGATGCAAGCTTGGATAAGGAAAGAAATGCCGAAACGGTGGAGGACCGCGAGCAGATCCTGAAAGAGGAGACGCTGCCTCTGATCGCCGAGAAGGCTCCAGCACTTTCGCTTTTCACATCTGTGTTCATTCACGCAATGCGTGATGATCTGGAGGGCCTGTTCATCTACCCCAATGGTCAGATGGACGCTAGTGAAGCTGAATTTACCTGA
- a CDS encoding amidase: MTAKTKCVAFYKKGGDIVASSKNTKIPQFPSLAESIDMVRSKEVSPVDLVAMCLERIESGDAEINAFAAVFAEQALSQAKEAERAIARKEPVGALHGVPIALKDLLYTKGVRTSRGSKVFQDFVPDKDAPIVERLISAGAITVGKTTTTEFGWTASSVSSLFGPTRNPWDKRLTSGGSSSGSAAAVSARMVPAAIGSDGGGSVRVPASFCGIYSMKGTLGRIPVWPWSATETLSHAGPMTVSVKDSALLFDVLKGPHALDHGCLPDDGLSYAKEIERPTEGARVAYIPSLFGAVVDPQVEARVKEAVRTIEHDLNCSVDELDLDWADPFTAFETIWVGGRGIAYGDLVKDRREDLDPGFRFLVEQAQKIGAKDFIAALKSRALFSNLVQGLFEVYDFLVMPSVPIAPFSAELNGPDTGPYIESKSPVAWARWAPFSYPFNLTGNPAASLPCGWNGNLPVGLQVVGRRFDDAGVLRFSATFEAARPWRNRVPPMSGHENKK; this comes from the coding sequence TTGACCGCAAAAACTAAATGCGTAGCCTTTTATAAAAAGGGAGGCGATATAGTGGCATCGTCAAAAAATACAAAAATACCACAGTTTCCATCCTTGGCCGAATCTATCGATATGGTCAGGAGCAAGGAAGTTTCCCCTGTTGATCTTGTGGCCATGTGCTTGGAGCGCATTGAGTCGGGTGATGCGGAAATCAATGCGTTTGCTGCTGTATTTGCCGAACAGGCATTGTCCCAGGCAAAAGAAGCCGAAAGGGCAATTGCGAGGAAAGAGCCAGTAGGTGCATTGCATGGAGTTCCAATTGCCCTAAAGGATCTTTTGTACACCAAAGGTGTGAGAACCAGCCGTGGTTCCAAAGTGTTCCAAGATTTTGTGCCAGATAAGGACGCGCCAATTGTGGAGCGCCTTATCTCCGCGGGAGCAATCACCGTTGGAAAGACTACAACAACGGAGTTTGGTTGGACGGCCTCCAGTGTATCCTCCCTATTTGGCCCCACGCGCAATCCGTGGGATAAGCGGCTAACATCAGGAGGGTCATCCAGTGGCTCTGCCGCTGCAGTCTCTGCCAGGATGGTACCAGCAGCAATTGGATCAGATGGTGGGGGGTCTGTACGTGTTCCAGCCTCGTTCTGCGGCATCTATTCGATGAAGGGGACATTGGGTCGGATTCCAGTCTGGCCTTGGAGTGCCACAGAAACGCTCAGCCATGCAGGTCCCATGACAGTATCTGTCAAGGACAGTGCACTGTTGTTTGATGTTCTCAAGGGGCCGCACGCACTGGATCACGGCTGCCTACCCGATGATGGCCTGTCCTATGCCAAGGAGATAGAGCGCCCAACTGAGGGGGCGCGGGTTGCGTATATCCCGAGTTTGTTTGGTGCGGTGGTGGATCCTCAGGTTGAGGCGCGCGTAAAGGAAGCAGTGCGCACAATCGAGCATGATCTAAATTGCTCGGTCGATGAGTTGGATCTTGATTGGGCTGACCCATTTACGGCTTTTGAGACAATCTGGGTCGGGGGGCGTGGCATTGCCTATGGCGATCTGGTTAAGGACAGGCGGGAGGATTTGGATCCCGGTTTCCGCTTTCTGGTCGAGCAAGCTCAGAAAATTGGCGCGAAGGATTTTATTGCGGCATTAAAGTCTCGTGCCCTCTTCTCCAACCTCGTGCAGGGCTTGTTCGAGGTCTATGATTTCCTAGTGATGCCATCAGTTCCCATAGCACCATTTTCTGCGGAGCTGAATGGTCCGGATACAGGCCCCTATATTGAAAGCAAAAGTCCTGTTGCTTGGGCGCGTTGGGCACCATTTAGCTATCCCTTTAATCTAACTGGAAACCCGGCAGCCAGCCTTCCATGTGGCTGGAACGGGAACTTGCCAGTCGGCCTGCAGGTCGTTGGTCGGCGTTTTGATGATGCTGGTGTGCTTCGTTTCAGCGCCACATTCGAAGCGGCTCGACCCTGGCGCAATCGTGTTCCGCCAATGAGTGGACATGAAAATAAAAAATAA
- a CDS encoding NAD(P)/FAD-dependent oxidoreductase: MPKEQLGHIPEDQEDCIWWKSAPPGPEAVPLEEDIECDVAIVGGGYTGLSTAIELARKGIDCVVLEARFIGFGASGRNAGHCTPTFHLTSPDKLRQRLGREKADQLTRLQVSGADRVFSLIEKYQISCEAKRNGYLRIAHGPHRLDELRQKKSLYEGFGLEGELLDAKSAQDLSGSPRAYGGWLLKQGGHLNPTAYARGLARAAIQEGARLYQETPLLELNRTGKSWELRTPQGRVRANQALLATGAYAVGPASALLKGATHPVPIMGFASEPLPSELRQSILPDDQTLVDTHKDPILYKWTDDHRLVTTVYPAGRVGREPEPTARWLEARTKWMFPQIETVTFRHPWSGRLDVQPLTLPQVHNLEEGLWACVGFSGRGVPTASAAGVELARLLEGASSDEIALPVRQGVNKISGRLASLHPVVMTWNRTKDWLADRLHGGEAFR, from the coding sequence ATGCCAAAGGAACAATTGGGCCATATCCCTGAAGACCAGGAAGACTGTATCTGGTGGAAATCAGCACCGCCTGGTCCCGAGGCGGTGCCCCTGGAAGAAGATATCGAATGCGACGTAGCGATCGTCGGGGGCGGCTATACAGGCCTCAGCACGGCCATTGAGCTTGCCCGTAAAGGGATCGACTGCGTGGTTCTCGAGGCGCGCTTCATCGGATTTGGGGCCTCCGGTCGCAATGCAGGGCACTGTACACCGACCTTCCATCTGACTTCACCCGACAAGTTGCGCCAGCGATTGGGACGCGAGAAGGCGGACCAGCTGACCCGGCTACAAGTCTCAGGGGCCGACCGCGTCTTTTCGCTGATCGAAAAATACCAGATTTCCTGTGAAGCAAAGCGCAACGGCTATCTGCGCATTGCGCACGGACCACATAGACTCGATGAGCTCAGGCAGAAAAAGTCACTTTATGAAGGTTTTGGCCTGGAAGGAGAGCTTCTGGATGCCAAATCCGCACAGGATTTGTCCGGCTCCCCCCGGGCGTATGGTGGATGGCTTCTGAAGCAGGGCGGACACCTTAACCCGACGGCCTATGCACGAGGCCTGGCACGGGCAGCCATACAGGAGGGAGCCCGTCTCTATCAGGAGACACCTCTTCTGGAATTGAATCGGACTGGCAAATCCTGGGAACTGCGCACACCGCAGGGTCGGGTTCGGGCCAATCAGGCCCTTCTTGCCACTGGTGCGTATGCCGTTGGACCGGCCAGCGCACTTCTGAAGGGTGCCACTCATCCGGTGCCGATCATGGGATTTGCAAGCGAGCCTCTGCCTTCCGAGCTCCGGCAGTCGATCCTTCCTGACGACCAGACACTCGTCGATACGCATAAGGATCCGATCCTCTACAAGTGGACAGATGACCATCGATTGGTCACCACGGTTTATCCCGCCGGCCGGGTGGGTCGAGAGCCGGAGCCCACAGCGAGGTGGCTGGAAGCGCGCACGAAATGGATGTTCCCGCAGATTGAGACGGTCACATTCCGTCATCCTTGGTCCGGGCGTTTGGACGTCCAGCCCCTGACACTTCCCCAGGTACATAACCTGGAAGAAGGACTCTGGGCGTGCGTTGGTTTTTCCGGGCGCGGCGTTCCGACGGCAAGCGCGGCCGGTGTCGAACTGGCGCGGCTTCTGGAGGGAGCGTCGTCGGATGAGATCGCATTGCCGGTGCGCCAGGGTGTAAACAAGATTTCCGGCCGCCTTGCATCCCTGCACCCCGTGGTGATGACCTGGAACCGCACAAAGGACTGGCTTGCAGATCGCCTGCATGGCGGCGAAGCTTTTCGGTAG
- a CDS encoding IclR family transcriptional regulator has translation MSVQVIERAVAILDAVAAAEGAPCRLREIVLRTGLNRATAYRIVRTLVDQGLLAMGQDKRSYYLGLTFLTLGATASNRSHLRELARPSLLRLAGQFGDSFFLFVPDGYDVVCLDICDGDYPVRSYTRGIGGRVPLGLGQASIAILARMSRAEQDEIISHNLPVLEKEYGIERERLLNELRQVINSGFARGTGSRVLPEYTGLGKAVMDRNNRAVAAISCCVLSSRLSESKREQMKSQLSEEALIIERGANPLDPMIGRASINLASSMLT, from the coding sequence GTGTCGGTTCAGGTCATAGAGCGTGCTGTTGCAATTCTGGATGCCGTCGCTGCGGCTGAAGGGGCGCCATGCCGCTTGCGTGAGATCGTTCTGAGGACTGGTCTTAATCGGGCGACCGCCTACCGGATAGTGCGCACACTGGTTGATCAGGGCTTGTTGGCCATGGGGCAGGACAAACGCAGCTACTATCTGGGACTGACTTTCCTGACATTGGGGGCGACCGCCAGCAACCGATCCCATCTGCGGGAGCTCGCGCGGCCGAGCTTATTAAGGCTTGCCGGTCAGTTCGGGGACAGTTTCTTCCTGTTTGTGCCGGATGGTTATGATGTGGTTTGCCTGGATATATGCGATGGAGATTACCCCGTCAGAAGCTATACCCGTGGCATTGGCGGACGGGTTCCCCTGGGCCTTGGCCAGGCCTCGATCGCGATTCTGGCGCGCATGTCGAGGGCCGAGCAGGATGAGATCATCTCTCACAATCTCCCTGTACTGGAAAAGGAGTACGGCATCGAAAGGGAGCGACTGTTGAATGAGTTGCGGCAGGTGATTAACAGTGGCTTTGCGCGAGGAACTGGTAGTCGTGTTCTGCCGGAATATACGGGTTTGGGAAAAGCGGTTATGGATAGAAATAACAGGGCCGTAGCCGCCATAAGCTGTTGTGTTCTGAGCAGTCGCCTATCAGAAAGTAAACGAGAGCAAATGAAATCGCAGCTTTCAGAAGAAGCACTGATCATTGAGCGTGGCGCAAATCCGCTGGACCCAATGATCGGACGGGCCTCTATTAACTTAGCAAGCAGTATGCTCACTTGA
- a CDS encoding ABC transporter permease, with protein MSAIKERNVSGENYISKKRDSIFFRIIETALKSYECRVGLFIITSLLVIAIFYPWVIGDDGTTMNIQMRFTPPIPMEGSSWLHPFGTDQMGRDLLVRSLIGLQYSMIIGLSTVILMFVIGCAIGLIAGFKGGWVDTVLMRLTDAQLSIPMIILAITILGVSRPTIPAIIVVLALAGWPLYARVARSIAMSERNREYVRAARVIGASELRIMLLLIAPNVLPPIAFVAVLDIARIIIFEAILGFLGLGVQPPTPTFGNTIADARKYLMNAWWIATMPGLLLVISLTSINLVGASLERARNKIYGGSQ; from the coding sequence ATGTCTGCAATTAAAGAAAGAAACGTATCAGGTGAAAATTACATCTCAAAAAAAAGAGATTCTATTTTTTTCCGAATAATAGAGACAGCGCTTAAATCATATGAGTGTCGTGTCGGTCTTTTTATAATTACCTCTCTTTTAGTTATTGCGATTTTTTATCCGTGGGTCATTGGTGACGATGGCACAACCATGAACATACAGATGCGATTCACGCCCCCCATCCCCATGGAGGGATCCAGCTGGTTGCATCCATTCGGAACCGATCAGATGGGTCGGGACCTCCTCGTCAGATCATTGATTGGCCTGCAGTATTCCATGATTATTGGCCTATCTACCGTGATATTGATGTTTGTGATCGGTTGCGCCATCGGCTTGATAGCAGGCTTTAAGGGCGGTTGGGTGGACACCGTCTTGATGCGCCTTACTGACGCTCAGCTGTCTATCCCGATGATTATTCTGGCGATAACGATCCTAGGGGTCTCCCGTCCAACGATACCGGCAATCATTGTTGTCTTAGCATTAGCGGGCTGGCCACTTTATGCGCGCGTTGCTCGCTCCATCGCCATGTCCGAACGTAATCGGGAATACGTGCGAGCGGCCCGGGTAATCGGTGCATCAGAGTTGAGGATCATGTTGCTTCTGATCGCTCCGAATGTGCTACCGCCAATCGCGTTTGTAGCTGTACTTGATATTGCCCGGATAATCATTTTCGAAGCAATCCTCGGGTTTCTTGGGTTGGGGGTTCAACCTCCAACGCCAACTTTCGGTAATACAATTGCAGATGCCCGAAAGTACCTCATGAATGCTTGGTGGATTGCCACCATGCCTGGACTGCTTCTCGTTATTTCGCTCACAAGCATAAACCTGGTTGGAGCCTCGCTCGAACGTGCCAGGAATAAGATCTACGGTGGCAGTCAATAA